In Xylanibacter ruminicola 23, a single genomic region encodes these proteins:
- the prmA gene encoding 50S ribosomal protein L11 methyltransferase, with protein sequence MKYFEVEFTISPYSADAADLFASLAGEAGFETFEETETGLKGYVQQSLFDEDALRECIEDFPFEGTSIIYNVREAEDRDWNEQWEQEGFEPIVIADQLVIHDGRHLPEVDSKVQIEIDAKLAFGTGTHETTRMICTQLLKLAKGRVLDCGTGTGILSICALKLGATEAVGYDIDEWSVDNARHNAVINRVDDRFTSLLGDAKILENIDEKFDIVLANINRNILLADMPMFVSKMHEDSLLILSGFYSDDCEILIEKAHSIGLKLVSKTTDHDWACLVLKH encoded by the coding sequence ATGAAGTATTTTGAGGTAGAATTCACCATTTCACCCTATTCGGCCGATGCTGCCGACCTGTTTGCATCGCTTGCTGGCGAGGCTGGTTTCGAAACTTTCGAGGAAACCGAAACAGGCTTGAAGGGTTATGTGCAGCAGTCGCTCTTCGATGAAGATGCACTGCGCGAGTGTATCGAGGATTTCCCTTTCGAGGGTACCTCTATTATATATAATGTACGCGAGGCCGAGGATCGCGACTGGAATGAGCAATGGGAACAGGAGGGTTTTGAGCCCATCGTGATTGCCGACCAACTGGTGATTCACGACGGTCGCCATCTGCCCGAGGTGGATAGTAAGGTACAGATCGAAATCGATGCCAAGCTGGCCTTTGGTACCGGTACCCACGAAACCACACGTATGATTTGTACCCAGCTGCTGAAGTTGGCCAAAGGTCGCGTGCTGGATTGCGGCACAGGTACGGGTATCCTTTCTATCTGCGCCCTGAAATTGGGTGCAACCGAGGCTGTAGGTTACGATATCGACGAATGGAGCGTAGATAATGCCCGCCATAACGCCGTGATTAATCGTGTTGACGATCGATTCACTTCGCTTTTGGGCGACGCTAAAATACTCGAAAATATCGACGAAAAATTCGATATTGTGCTGGCTAACATCAACAGAAATATCCTTTTGGCCGACATGCCGATGTTTGTTAGCAAGATGCACGAGGACTCGCTGCTTATCCTAAGTGGCTTCTACTCAGACGATTGCGAAATTCTGATAGAAAAAGCCCATTCCATCGGACTAAAGTTGGTATCGAAGACTACCGACCATGATTGGGCTTGCCTAGTACTGAAGCATTAA